The Candidatus Poribacteria bacterium genomic interval AAAATCAATACAATTCTGAATTTTGTCGAGCAGTTTATAGTAAAGAGGTTGCTGCATAACTGATTTTGTGCTATACTTTATTCATACAGTCCATGTGCTGCTAACCGCCAAAACTCTGTTGGAAAGGAATTTTTATGAACGTCACAGTTAAATACTTCGCCGTATGCCACGAAATGTTAGATAGATCCGAAGAAGAGATGGAACTACCGGACGGTGCCACCGTAAACACGATATTAAAACGCCTTGAGGAAGAATGGCCCGAAATCGCCGAGTTTTATGAAGTGATGCAAATG includes:
- the moaD gene encoding molybdopterin converting factor subunit 1 codes for the protein MNVTVKYFAVCHEMLDRSEEEMELPDGATVNTILKRLEEEWPEIAEFYEVMQMSVNWEYATENTELTEGDEVALIPPVTGGCDV